The following are from one region of the Bacillus methanolicus MGA3 genome:
- a CDS encoding fructosamine kinase family protein, protein MIHKVENILREMGDQSPLNEVTPVSGGDISRSFKAKTANGVYFIKINDEAAKDFFQKEAEGLNLLRQAGALPVPQVYHVSSPSADDGYIVMEWVKGEPAPDTESRLGHGLALLHQHTHTHYGLAENNYIGKLPQPNGWEKSWIRFLREQRLGFQAKLADKRGRLPIGRKTRLEKLLDRLDQWVPDYHQPVLLHGDLWSGNWLAGPGGEPYLIDPAVFYGEREFELAFTELFGGFSPRFYAAYRDVQPLSDDYEEVRPLYQLYYLLVHLNLFGESYGPSVDRILRYYVG, encoded by the coding sequence ATGATACATAAAGTAGAGAACATTTTGCGTGAAATGGGAGACCAATCTCCGCTCAATGAGGTGACACCTGTTTCCGGTGGTGATATTAGCCGCTCTTTTAAAGCGAAAACAGCCAATGGAGTCTATTTTATAAAAATCAACGATGAGGCTGCTAAGGATTTCTTTCAGAAAGAGGCTGAGGGTTTAAACCTTTTACGCCAAGCAGGCGCCTTGCCTGTTCCACAAGTGTACCATGTCAGTTCCCCATCAGCCGATGACGGGTATATCGTCATGGAATGGGTCAAAGGAGAGCCAGCACCTGATACGGAATCCCGTTTAGGGCATGGACTTGCATTATTACACCAGCACACCCATACACACTATGGTTTGGCTGAAAACAATTATATCGGCAAACTGCCACAGCCTAATGGCTGGGAAAAGAGCTGGATTCGATTTTTAAGAGAACAGCGTTTAGGATTTCAAGCAAAATTAGCTGATAAAAGAGGGAGGCTCCCCATTGGACGAAAAACAAGGCTTGAAAAGCTGCTAGACAGACTTGATCAATGGGTTCCTGATTATCACCAGCCTGTTCTGCTGCACGGGGATCTGTGGAGTGGGAACTGGTTGGCTGGACCCGGGGGAGAACCTTATCTGATTGATCCAGCTGTCTTCTATGGGGAAAGGGAGTTTGAACTTGCTTTTACCGAATTGTTTGGAGGCTTTTCCCCGCGTTTTTATGCTGCCTATCGTGATGTACAGCCATTATCAGATGATTATGAGGAAGTTCGCCCGCTTTACCAGTTGTATTACTTGCTTGTGCACTTGAATCTGTTTGGTGAATCCTACGGTCCGAGCGTGGATCGTATTTTAAGATATTATGTGGGTTAA
- a CDS encoding diacylglycerol kinase: MKRARIIYNPTSGRELFKKHLPEVLQKLEMAGYETSCHATTGEGDAIQAARTAVERRYDIVIAAGGDGTINEVVNGMAEQEYRPKLGIIPMGTTNDFARALHIPRDVEAATDIIVKGDTIPVDIGRMNDRYFINIAGGGRLTELTYEVPSKLKTVLGQLAYYLKGIEMLPSIRATKFSIEYDGKLFEGEAMLFLVALTNSVGGFEKLAPDASINDGLFTLLILKKINLADFIRIATLAIRGEHLNDENVIYTKANRVKVYSDEKVQLNLDGEYGGLLPAEFENLYRHFEVFVPIEKIRPQDRPL; encoded by the coding sequence ATGAAACGAGCGAGAATCATTTATAATCCAACTTCAGGCCGCGAATTGTTTAAAAAGCACCTTCCAGAAGTGCTGCAAAAGCTAGAGATGGCCGGTTATGAAACTTCCTGCCATGCAACGACTGGCGAGGGAGATGCGATACAAGCAGCAAGGACTGCTGTGGAGCGCCGCTACGATATCGTAATTGCTGCTGGCGGAGACGGCACAATCAATGAAGTGGTAAACGGGATGGCGGAACAGGAATATCGGCCAAAGCTTGGGATTATTCCGATGGGGACAACGAACGACTTTGCCCGTGCGCTTCATATTCCGCGGGATGTCGAAGCGGCGACAGACATTATCGTAAAAGGTGATACGATTCCGGTCGATATTGGAAGAATGAATGATCGCTATTTTATTAATATCGCCGGAGGCGGGCGGCTGACAGAGTTAACATATGAGGTGCCGAGCAAGCTGAAAACAGTGCTTGGCCAACTCGCCTATTATTTAAAAGGGATTGAAATGCTTCCGTCCATTCGGGCAACAAAATTCAGCATCGAATATGATGGAAAGCTTTTTGAAGGGGAAGCAATGCTATTCCTTGTTGCCTTGACGAATTCAGTCGGAGGTTTTGAAAAGCTAGCCCCTGACGCATCAATTAACGATGGATTGTTTACGTTATTAATCCTGAAAAAAATCAATCTTGCTGATTTTATCAGGATCGCAACACTAGCGATTCGCGGCGAACATTTAAATGATGAAAATGTTATTTATACAAAAGCAAACCGAGTTAAGGTTTATTCCGACGAAAAAGTGCAATTGAACCTTGACGGAGAATACGGTGGATTGCTTCCTGCGGAATTTGAAAACCTTTACCGGCATTTTGAAGTTTTCGTGCCAATTGAAAAAATTCGTCCGCAAGACCGTCCGTTATGA
- a CDS encoding low molecular weight protein-tyrosine-phosphatase, with product MVRVLFVCLGNICRSPMAEAVFRHKVKEAGLEDKIFVDSAGTGHWHVGQPPHEGTRRILTEHKIDYTGVTARQIGTKDLEEFDYIIAMDKENVRHLKQLAPHEHQSKIVRLLEFLPGSDTLNVPDPYYSGNFEYVYKLINESCDHLLDYIRQREHL from the coding sequence ATGGTTAGAGTACTGTTTGTTTGTTTGGGCAATATTTGCCGCTCGCCCATGGCTGAAGCAGTTTTTCGACATAAAGTAAAAGAGGCAGGACTGGAGGATAAAATTTTTGTAGATTCTGCTGGAACCGGCCACTGGCACGTGGGGCAGCCCCCTCATGAAGGAACTCGTCGGATTCTAACTGAGCACAAGATTGACTATACTGGGGTAACAGCAAGGCAGATAGGCACGAAAGATCTAGAAGAGTTTGATTATATCATTGCCATGGATAAGGAAAATGTCCGCCATTTGAAACAGTTGGCTCCTCATGAGCATCAATCTAAAATTGTCCGTTTGCTAGAATTTCTCCCCGGGAGTGACACCCTGAATGTCCCCGATCCTTATTATTCAGGAAACTTTGAGTATGTGTATAAGCTGATTAATGAGAGTTGTGATCACTTGCTGGATTATATCCGCCAGCGTGAGCATCTATGA
- a CDS encoding undecaprenyl-diphosphate phosphatase, whose amino-acid sequence MDFITILKAIILGIVEGLTEFAPVSSTGHMIIVDDMWLKSEEFLTKYGANTFKVVIQLGSILAVVVVMKDRFFDLLRLRRRSKDGVAGQGRLKITHVIVGLIPAGILGVLFENYIDEYLFSTATVLIGLVIGAVLMIIADVFGGKNPKVHTVDQITYKQALIIGLIQCLSLWPGFSRSGATISAGVLAGLSYRAAADFTFLMAVPIMAGASGISLLKNLEYISIDDLPFFIAGFISAFVFALISIKFFLRLIDKIKLVPFAIYRILLALIIYIVYF is encoded by the coding sequence ATGGACTTTATCACGATTTTAAAAGCAATTATTTTGGGGATTGTAGAAGGATTAACAGAATTTGCTCCTGTTTCGTCAACGGGGCACATGATTATCGTGGATGATATGTGGCTTAAATCAGAGGAGTTTTTAACAAAATATGGAGCAAATACGTTTAAAGTCGTCATTCAGCTTGGCTCGATTTTAGCTGTTGTTGTCGTTATGAAGGACCGATTTTTTGATTTGTTAAGATTGAGACGCCGCAGCAAAGATGGAGTTGCAGGTCAAGGGCGTCTTAAGATAACACACGTTATTGTTGGATTAATCCCAGCAGGTATTTTAGGAGTTTTATTTGAAAATTATATTGATGAATATTTATTTTCCACTGCTACCGTGTTAATTGGTTTAGTCATTGGTGCAGTTTTGATGATTATTGCAGATGTATTTGGCGGCAAAAACCCGAAAGTTCACACGGTTGACCAAATTACATATAAACAAGCTCTAATAATTGGACTTATTCAATGTCTTTCTTTATGGCCTGGATTTTCTCGTTCAGGCGCAACGATTTCAGCCGGTGTTTTGGCAGGATTGAGTTATCGCGCTGCCGCTGACTTTACGTTTTTGATGGCTGTACCGATTATGGCCGGGGCGAGTGGGATTTCATTATTGAAAAACCTTGAATATATTTCGATCGATGACCTTCCGTTTTTTATTGCAGGCTTTATTAGTGCATTTGTATTTGCTTTGATCTCGATTAAATTTTTCTTAAGGCTCATTGATAAAATTAAACTCGTGCCGTTCGCAATTTATCGGATACTTTTGGCTCTCATTATTTATATTGTCTACTTTTAA
- a CDS encoding S8 family peptidase has product MKNYVHVIPHKLVEQLNEVNEIPTGVDIIQAPKIWEKTKGKGITVAVLDTGCDTDHPDLKDRIIAGRNFTKDDGGNPEIFEDYNGHGTHVAGTIAASLNNNGVAGVAPEANLLILKVLGKDGSGQYDWIINAIRYAIEQKVDIISMSLGGPSDIKELHDAIKEAVLTHHILVVCAAGNEGDGEYITDEFAYPGSYNEVISVGAVDLERHSSHFTNSNNQVDIVAPGEKILSTYLNGSYATLSGTSMATPHVSGSLALIKNLSKSAFERELTEPELYAQLIKRTVPLGNSPKLEGNGFIYLTLLDYVKKVFDEKALVELVK; this is encoded by the coding sequence ATGAAAAACTATGTTCATGTAATCCCGCACAAATTGGTTGAGCAGCTGAATGAAGTAAATGAAATCCCAACAGGTGTTGACATTATCCAAGCTCCGAAAATCTGGGAAAAAACAAAAGGAAAAGGAATTACAGTTGCGGTGCTGGATACCGGTTGTGATACAGACCATCCTGACTTGAAAGACCGAATTATTGCCGGACGTAATTTTACAAAGGATGATGGCGGAAATCCGGAAATATTTGAAGATTATAATGGGCACGGTACCCATGTAGCAGGCACGATTGCCGCTAGCTTAAACAATAACGGAGTTGCAGGTGTTGCCCCTGAAGCAAATCTACTAATCTTAAAAGTTCTCGGAAAAGACGGGTCAGGGCAATATGATTGGATTATAAACGCCATTCGCTATGCAATTGAGCAAAAAGTAGATATCATTTCCATGTCTTTAGGCGGACCGTCTGACATCAAAGAATTGCATGATGCAATAAAAGAAGCAGTACTGACACATCATATTCTTGTCGTTTGCGCAGCTGGTAATGAAGGTGACGGCGAATATATAACAGATGAATTTGCTTATCCGGGCTCCTATAACGAAGTTATTAGTGTTGGAGCCGTTGATCTCGAACGACATTCCTCCCACTTTACAAATTCCAATAATCAAGTTGATATAGTTGCCCCTGGAGAAAAAATCCTTTCCACATATTTAAATGGAAGTTACGCAACTCTAAGCGGAACCTCAATGGCCACTCCACATGTTTCAGGTTCACTGGCATTGATAAAAAACTTATCAAAATCTGCTTTTGAAAGAGAACTGACCGAACCAGAATTATATGCCCAATTAATTAAGCGGACGGTACCGCTCGGCAATTCTCCAAAGCTTGAAGGGAACGGCTTTATTTATTTAACGCTGCTCGATTATGTGAAGAAAGTTTTTGACGAGAAAGCTCTGGTTGAATTAGTAAAATAA
- the thiW gene encoding energy coupling factor transporter S component ThiW, whose amino-acid sequence MKKTQKLTLTAMMIAIGTLTSHMFFIPIGFAKVFPMQHFINVLSAVLLGPYYAVAQALCVSILRNLMGTGSVFAFPGSMIGAFLAAYLYLKTKKIYMAFAGEVIGTGLLGALASYPIAFLFMGKEATLFGFIPSFMVSSLSGAFIGYVILTVFLRNTAAKDKVIKKTSFINRI is encoded by the coding sequence ATGAAAAAAACACAGAAGCTTACGTTAACTGCCATGATGATTGCAATTGGCACATTGACTAGCCACATGTTTTTTATTCCTATTGGGTTTGCCAAGGTTTTCCCAATGCAGCATTTTATAAATGTTTTGTCAGCGGTTTTATTGGGCCCGTATTACGCAGTTGCCCAAGCGCTTTGCGTTTCCATTTTAAGAAATTTGATGGGAACCGGCTCCGTTTTTGCATTTCCGGGTAGTATGATAGGAGCCTTTTTGGCAGCATATTTGTATTTGAAGACGAAAAAGATTTACATGGCTTTTGCTGGTGAAGTCATCGGAACAGGATTGCTGGGTGCTCTTGCTTCATATCCGATTGCGTTTCTATTCATGGGAAAAGAAGCAACGTTATTTGGATTCATTCCATCGTTTATGGTTAGCTCTTTATCAGGTGCTTTTATCGGTTATGTCATTTTGACTGTTTTCTTAAGAAATACTGCGGCCAAAGATAAGGTAATTAAAAAAACCTCTTTTATTAACAGGATTTGA
- a CDS encoding nicotinate phosphoribosyltransferase, with translation MKHIYDDDSLTLHTDLYQINMVEAYWRDNIHNRKAVFELFFRKQPFGNGYAVFAGLERIIQYIQNFRFTDSDIKYLREEIGYSEDFLSYLKDLRFTGNIRCMKEGELVFANEPILRVDAPLAEAQLIETALLNIVNYQTLIATKAARIKQVVGDEEVMEFGTRRAQEMDAAIWGTRAAYIAGFDSTSNVRAGKMFGIPVAGTLAHSMVQAYKDEYSAFLKYAEAHKDCVFLVDTYDTLRSGVPNAIRVAKELGDKINFRAIRLDSGDLAYLSKKARKMLDEAGFHDTKIVASSDLDEYTIMNLKAQGAKIDSWGIGTKLITAYDQAALGAVYKLVAIEDENGNMVDSIKISANPEKVTTPGLKKVYRIINTVNNKAEGDYIALEDENPQQEEHLKMFHPVHKYINKSISNFVAKDLHEDIYVDGELVFELPSLEESREYFRKNLALLWDEYKRTMNPEEYPVDLSQKCWENKMRNIAEVREKVNKMTES, from the coding sequence GTGAAACATATTTACGATGATGACAGCTTGACACTGCATACTGATCTTTATCAGATCAATATGGTTGAGGCATACTGGCGTGATAACATACATAATCGGAAAGCGGTATTTGAATTGTTTTTCAGGAAACAGCCATTTGGCAACGGATATGCTGTGTTTGCCGGATTGGAGCGCATTATTCAATATATTCAAAATTTCCGCTTTACCGATAGCGATATAAAATATTTAAGGGAAGAAATCGGTTATAGTGAGGACTTTCTTAGTTATTTAAAGGATTTGCGTTTTACTGGGAACATCCGCTGCATGAAAGAAGGAGAATTGGTTTTTGCAAATGAGCCGATTCTTCGGGTTGACGCTCCGCTTGCTGAAGCGCAGCTGATTGAGACGGCTCTCTTGAATATTGTGAACTACCAAACGCTGATTGCAACAAAGGCTGCTAGAATCAAGCAAGTTGTCGGCGATGAAGAAGTAATGGAGTTCGGTACGAGACGAGCGCAGGAAATGGATGCAGCAATCTGGGGAACAAGAGCAGCGTATATTGCCGGCTTTGATTCTACCAGCAACGTCCGCGCCGGAAAAATGTTTGGCATTCCTGTTGCCGGAACCCTTGCTCATTCTATGGTGCAGGCATATAAAGATGAGTATTCTGCTTTTCTTAAATACGCAGAGGCTCATAAAGATTGTGTCTTCCTGGTTGATACATATGATACACTTCGTTCCGGCGTGCCAAACGCGATTCGTGTGGCAAAAGAGCTGGGTGACAAAATTAATTTTAGAGCGATCCGCCTCGACAGTGGAGACCTTGCCTATCTTTCAAAAAAGGCTCGTAAAATGCTCGACGAAGCCGGATTTCATGATACGAAAATTGTTGCTTCCAGTGATCTTGATGAATATACGATCATGAACTTAAAGGCCCAGGGTGCAAAGATCGACAGCTGGGGAATCGGCACGAAGTTGATTACCGCCTACGATCAGGCTGCTCTAGGAGCTGTTTATAAACTTGTTGCAATTGAAGATGAAAACGGTAACATGGTGGATTCAATCAAAATATCAGCCAACCCTGAAAAAGTTACGACGCCCGGACTGAAAAAAGTTTATCGAATTATTAATACTGTCAACAACAAAGCTGAAGGGGATTACATCGCCTTGGAGGATGAGAATCCACAGCAGGAAGAACACCTGAAAATGTTCCATCCGGTCCATAAGTACATTAACAAATCTATCTCTAATTTTGTCGCAAAAGATTTGCATGAAGATATTTACGTAGACGGCGAGCTTGTTTTTGAGCTGCCAAGCCTTGAAGAGTCACGCGAGTATTTCCGTAAAAATCTCGCTTTGCTTTGGGATGAATACAAACGTACGATGAATCCTGAGGAATATCCGGTTGATTTAAGCCAAAAGTGCTGGGAGAACAAAATGCGCAACATCGCAGAGGTCCGCGAGAAGGTTAATAAAATGACGGAAAGTTAA
- the plsY gene encoding glycerol-3-phosphate 1-O-acyltransferase PlsY: MKWFLFLLAYLLGSIPTAVLFGKYFFKIDIREHGSNNPGATNTLRVLGKKAAVVVLLVDVGKGALAAVLPTLFSVQIEPLYLGITAVIGHCFPVFAGFRGGKAIATTAGALLISNIWMFAIAYITFFLVITLTKYVFFGSISVGLSLFIFSLFHQDTFHSIVFVLFTIFLIFLHHSNIRNFINKEEPKINDKRIKKDRINPPA; this comes from the coding sequence ATGAAATGGTTTCTTTTTCTTTTGGCCTATCTTTTAGGGTCCATCCCGACTGCTGTCTTATTCGGCAAATATTTTTTCAAAATAGATATCAGAGAACATGGAAGCAATAATCCCGGAGCAACAAATACATTAAGAGTATTGGGGAAAAAAGCTGCAGTTGTGGTATTGCTCGTCGATGTCGGAAAAGGTGCTCTTGCTGCTGTGCTCCCAACTTTGTTTTCGGTTCAAATTGAACCTCTGTATCTTGGGATTACTGCTGTCATCGGTCATTGTTTTCCCGTTTTTGCCGGCTTTCGGGGCGGAAAGGCAATTGCGACTACCGCAGGGGCTCTCCTCATTTCAAATATTTGGATGTTCGCAATTGCTTACATAACCTTTTTTCTAGTGATCACACTTACGAAATATGTGTTTTTCGGATCAATTTCAGTCGGTTTATCTTTATTCATTTTTTCGTTATTTCACCAGGATACATTCCATTCGATAGTTTTTGTACTTTTTACGATTTTTCTTATTTTTCTGCATCACTCCAACATCCGGAACTTCATTAATAAAGAAGAACCAAAAATCAATGACAAACGAATCAAAAAAGACAGAATCAATCCTCCTGCATAA
- a CDS encoding MerR family transcriptional regulator, translated as MNTSAVAKLLGVSQSTVQRWVKQLDLKMERNDLGHYVFTDEDIELLKQVHEQLKNGVPLQDLAVTQKKIRKGTAKTSNNVSVNEELVNKINDLERRLNDKADSVVSYQLLQHRREIEELQNEIKKLHERIELLEQKQSEKKKSENLLVFDQTGQKKKQRKKFITMLFGF; from the coding sequence ATGAATACAAGTGCTGTTGCAAAGTTGTTAGGGGTTTCACAAAGCACGGTACAGCGATGGGTAAAACAGCTGGATCTTAAAATGGAACGAAATGATCTTGGCCATTATGTGTTTACAGATGAAGATATTGAACTTTTAAAACAAGTTCATGAGCAGCTCAAAAACGGTGTTCCTCTTCAAGATCTTGCCGTTACTCAAAAAAAAATACGCAAAGGTACAGCTAAGACATCAAATAATGTTAGCGTCAACGAGGAACTAGTCAATAAAATAAATGATTTAGAAAGAAGACTCAATGATAAAGCAGATTCCGTCGTCTCCTACCAGCTTCTTCAGCACCGCCGCGAAATCGAGGAACTGCAAAATGAAATAAAAAAACTGCATGAACGCATAGAACTTCTTGAGCAAAAGCAGAGCGAGAAGAAAAAATCAGAAAACTTGCTTGTTTTTGATCAGACTGGTCAAAAAAAGAAACAGAGAAAAAAATTTATCACCATGCTGTTCGGTTTTTAA
- the gatB gene encoding Asp-tRNA(Asn)/Glu-tRNA(Gln) amidotransferase subunit GatB, which yields MNFETVIGLEVHVELKTDSKIFSASPNQFGAEPNTNTSVIELGYPGVLPVLNKKAVEYAMKAAMALNCEIATETKFDRKNYFYPDNPKAYQISQFDKPIGKNGWIEIEVNGKKKKIGITRLHLEEDAGKLNHENGYSLVDLNRQGTPLIEIVSEPDIRTPDEAYAYLEKLKSIIQYTGVSDCKMEEGSLRCDANISIRPVGQKEFGTKTELKNLNSFNFVRKGLEYEEKRQREVVLAGGTIQQETRRYDEATNTTILMRVKEGSDDYRYFPEPDLVELYIDEEWKERVRAEIPELPDQRKKRYIEELGLPAYDAAVLTVTKEMADFFEATVKAGADPKQASNWIMGEVSAYLNAEQKELHEVSLTPESLAGMIKLIENGTISSKIAKTVFKELIENGGDAEQIVKEKGLVQISDEGALLKIIAEVIEANPQSVQDFKNGKSKAIGFLVGQVMKATKGQANPPLVNKLLNQELQKL from the coding sequence ATGAACTTTGAAACAGTGATAGGCCTTGAAGTACACGTAGAATTAAAAACTGATTCCAAAATCTTTTCTGCAAGCCCGAACCAATTTGGCGCTGAACCTAACACAAATACTTCTGTCATTGAACTCGGATATCCGGGCGTACTGCCTGTTTTGAATAAAAAGGCTGTCGAGTACGCGATGAAAGCGGCCATGGCACTAAACTGTGAAATAGCAACAGAAACGAAGTTTGACCGCAAAAACTATTTTTATCCGGACAATCCGAAGGCATATCAGATTTCCCAATTCGATAAGCCGATCGGCAAGAACGGCTGGATTGAAATCGAAGTGAACGGGAAAAAGAAAAAGATTGGAATTACCCGCCTTCATTTAGAAGAAGATGCAGGGAAATTAAACCATGAAAACGGCTATTCTCTTGTAGATTTAAATCGCCAAGGTACGCCGTTAATTGAAATTGTTTCAGAGCCGGATATCCGTACTCCTGACGAAGCGTATGCCTATCTTGAAAAATTAAAATCAATTATCCAATATACGGGTGTGTCTGATTGTAAAATGGAAGAGGGTTCGCTCCGCTGTGATGCAAATATATCAATCCGCCCGGTTGGCCAAAAAGAATTTGGAACCAAAACGGAGTTGAAAAACTTAAACTCTTTTAATTTTGTGCGAAAGGGATTGGAGTATGAAGAAAAACGCCAGCGGGAAGTGGTGCTTGCAGGCGGAACGATTCAGCAGGAAACACGCAGGTATGATGAAGCGACAAATACGACGATATTAATGCGTGTGAAAGAAGGTTCGGATGACTATCGCTACTTCCCAGAGCCTGATCTTGTGGAATTGTATATTGATGAAGAATGGAAAGAACGCGTGAGAGCGGAAATACCTGAACTTCCTGACCAGCGGAAAAAACGTTATATTGAAGAACTGGGACTACCTGCTTATGATGCAGCTGTTTTAACAGTAACAAAAGAAATGGCAGATTTTTTTGAGGCAACCGTGAAAGCAGGTGCAGATCCGAAACAAGCATCGAACTGGATAATGGGAGAGGTGTCTGCATATTTAAATGCGGAGCAAAAAGAGCTTCACGAAGTGTCTTTAACACCCGAAAGCCTCGCAGGAATGATTAAGCTGATTGAAAATGGCACAATTTCTTCGAAAATCGCCAAAACAGTATTTAAAGAGTTAATTGAAAATGGCGGAGATGCAGAGCAAATCGTCAAAGAAAAAGGACTAGTTCAGATCTCCGATGAAGGCGCGCTTCTAAAAATTATTGCTGAAGTAATAGAGGCGAATCCGCAATCAGTCCAAGACTTTAAAAATGGGAAGAGTAAAGCGATTGGCTTCCTTGTCGGCCAGGTAATGAAAGCAACAAAAGGACAAGCAAATCCACCGTTGGTTAATAAATTATTAAATCAAGAATTGCAAAAGCTATAA
- the thiC gene encoding phosphomethylpyrimidine synthase ThiC yields the protein MKTNVTQMMYSFPGSKKVYVQGSRPDIQVPMREISLSPTETMFGKEENKPVRVYDTSGPYTDPNYEVDLKKGLPKLRRKWILERGDVEEYQGRSVKPEDNGYRSEDEANRKIEVFPNANNRPLRAKKGRNVTQMHYARKGIITPEMEFIAIREQLDPEFVRSEVAKGRAIIPANINHPEAEPMIIGRNFHVKINANIGNSAVTSSISEEVEKMTWAVRWGADTIMDLSTGKNIHTTREWIIRNSPVPVGTVPIYQALEKVKGVAEDLTWEIYRDTLIEQAEQGVDYFTIHAGVLLRYIPLTAKRTTGIVSRGGSIMAQWCLAHHEENFLYTHFEEICEILKTYDISVSLGDGLRPGSIADANDEAQFAELQTLGELTEIAWKHDVQVMIEGPGHVPMHRIKENVEKQMEICKEAPFYTLGPLTTDIAPGYDHITSAIGAAMIGWYGTAMLCYVTPKEHLGLPNKNDVREGVIAYKIAAHAADLAKGHPGAQIRDDALSKARFEFRWNDQFNLSLDPDRAREYHDETLPAEGAKTAHFCSMCGPKFCSMRISQDIRNMAMEKGMTEEEIIKTGMKEKAQEFVDNGSVIYK from the coding sequence ATGAAAACCAATGTGACTCAAATGATGTATTCTTTTCCGGGAAGCAAAAAAGTGTATGTGCAAGGTTCAAGACCTGATATTCAAGTTCCGATGCGGGAAATCTCACTTAGCCCAACGGAAACCATGTTTGGAAAAGAAGAAAATAAGCCTGTTCGTGTGTATGATACAAGTGGACCATACACTGATCCGAATTATGAGGTTGATTTGAAAAAAGGGCTTCCAAAGCTTCGCAGAAAGTGGATTTTGGAAAGAGGAGATGTTGAAGAATATCAGGGCAGATCTGTTAAGCCTGAGGACAATGGTTACCGCAGCGAAGATGAAGCAAACCGGAAGATCGAGGTTTTTCCAAATGCTAACAATCGGCCGCTTAGAGCGAAAAAAGGGCGTAATGTTACGCAAATGCATTATGCAAGAAAGGGAATCATTACCCCTGAGATGGAGTTCATTGCGATTAGAGAACAGCTGGATCCTGAATTTGTCCGCAGTGAGGTAGCAAAGGGTAGAGCAATCATACCGGCAAATATTAATCATCCTGAGGCCGAGCCAATGATTATTGGGCGCAATTTCCATGTAAAGATTAATGCGAATATTGGGAATTCAGCCGTAACCTCGTCGATTTCTGAAGAGGTTGAAAAAATGACTTGGGCCGTCCGTTGGGGTGCCGATACAATCATGGATTTATCGACAGGAAAAAACATACATACAACGAGAGAATGGATTATTCGAAATTCTCCGGTCCCAGTCGGAACGGTGCCAATTTATCAGGCACTTGAAAAAGTGAAAGGCGTTGCTGAAGATCTGACATGGGAAATTTACCGGGATACATTAATTGAGCAGGCTGAACAGGGAGTTGACTACTTTACCATTCATGCCGGAGTTTTACTTCGTTATATTCCATTAACGGCAAAACGGACAACAGGGATTGTTTCCCGCGGTGGATCGATCATGGCTCAATGGTGTTTGGCTCATCACGAAGAAAATTTCTTGTATACTCACTTTGAGGAGATTTGTGAGATTTTAAAAACGTATGACATTTCGGTCTCACTGGGAGATGGTCTAAGACCGGGTTCGATCGCTGATGCGAATGATGAAGCGCAATTTGCAGAATTGCAAACGTTAGGGGAGCTTACAGAAATAGCATGGAAGCATGACGTCCAAGTAATGATTGAAGGACCTGGGCATGTACCGATGCATCGTATAAAAGAGAATGTGGAAAAGCAAATGGAAATTTGCAAGGAGGCTCCATTTTACACATTGGGACCTTTAACAACAGATATAGCGCCGGGATACGACCATATTACTTCAGCAATTGGCGCGGCGATGATCGGCTGGTACGGTACAGCGATGCTTTGTTATGTTACGCCAAAAGAGCATCTGGGCTTGCCGAACAAAAATGATGTTAGAGAAGGGGTTATTGCTTATAAAATTGCGGCACATGCTGCTGATTTAGCAAAAGGCCATCCAGGTGCTCAAATAAGAGATGATGCTCTATCAAAAGCACGTTTTGAATTTCGCTGGAATGACCAGTTTAATCTTTCTCTTGATCCTGACAGGGCGAGGGAGTATCATGATGAAACACTTCCAGCCGAGGGAGCAAAAACGGCTCACTTCTGTTCAATGTGTGGTCCTAAGTTCTGTTCAATGCGGATTTCACAGGATATTCGGAATATGGCAATGGAAAAGGGCATGACGGAAGAAGAAATTATTAAGACTGGAATGAAAGAAAAAGCACAGGAGTTTGTCGATAATGGATCAGTTATATATAAATAA